One window from the genome of Salisaeta longa DSM 21114 encodes:
- a CDS encoding sodium:solute symporter family transporter — MLPFIQETMTETAIAWTFFVGYLVLVGIAATIGIRKMSGFDAFSVGSRNVSPVLVGLSLAANLTSAATFIINPGLIYLYGVSGVVAYAMALPLGVFIGLIVFSKAFRRVGDTVTARTVPQWIGDRFGDRRLKVFFAVASLLQIAFLVLITVGLTRVLANVLALPMLAAMALTLLIPLVYLFWGGASAHTLTNAAQSVLMIMVALLLLASGAHYLADGLDGFLAQLATIDPVLAQPINPQSLLFRDWFEVVVANVAIGIAIVNQPHVMSKALYLNSKRDVNTYLATAIGVLVLFFLVIVVGLYARLLMPQAGLAPDAVVPTYIVDVFGPVMRSVILIGLVAAGFSTMEGLLVALSTIFTNDLYRPWAARQELAEDVIERRSLRYSRLFLVGLVPVVALISYQQIVDPNLSVAILGQNGVYALFAATFVPILFGIFSDRIRTGTVFLSAVVALIVHFGMYYGEVTVYANNPAVPAFCALVASTAVALVGQALRPADSPTSATTPATSS; from the coding sequence TTGCTTCCCTTCATCCAAGAGACCATGACCGAAACGGCGATTGCCTGGACCTTTTTCGTGGGCTATCTGGTGCTGGTGGGCATCGCAGCCACCATCGGCATTCGCAAGATGTCGGGGTTTGATGCGTTCTCGGTGGGCAGCCGAAACGTGTCGCCCGTGCTGGTGGGGTTGTCGCTGGCGGCCAATCTGACGAGCGCCGCGACGTTCATCATTAATCCCGGCCTCATCTACCTGTACGGCGTAAGCGGCGTCGTGGCCTACGCGATGGCGCTGCCGCTGGGCGTGTTCATTGGCCTTATCGTCTTCTCGAAGGCATTTCGGCGCGTGGGCGATACCGTAACCGCGCGCACGGTGCCGCAATGGATTGGCGATCGCTTTGGGGATCGGCGCCTCAAGGTCTTTTTTGCCGTCGCCAGTCTGCTGCAAATTGCCTTTCTGGTGCTCATCACCGTGGGGCTTACGCGCGTCCTGGCGAACGTTTTGGCGCTTCCCATGCTTGCGGCGATGGCGCTTACGCTGCTCATCCCGCTCGTGTACTTGTTTTGGGGCGGCGCCAGTGCGCACACGCTCACCAACGCCGCACAGTCGGTGCTCATGATAATGGTGGCGTTGCTGTTGCTCGCCAGCGGCGCCCACTACCTCGCCGACGGCCTCGACGGCTTCCTGGCGCAATTGGCAACCATCGACCCGGTGCTGGCGCAGCCAATTAACCCCCAGAGTCTGCTCTTTCGTGACTGGTTTGAGGTGGTGGTGGCAAACGTAGCCATCGGCATCGCCATCGTCAACCAGCCGCACGTCATGTCGAAGGCGCTCTACCTGAACAGCAAGCGCGATGTCAACACGTACCTCGCCACGGCCATCGGCGTGCTGGTGCTGTTCTTTTTGGTCATCGTGGTGGGCCTCTACGCGCGGCTTCTCATGCCGCAGGCGGGCCTCGCCCCCGACGCGGTGGTGCCCACCTACATCGTAGACGTCTTTGGGCCGGTGATGCGCTCGGTCATCCTCATCGGATTGGTGGCGGCGGGTTTTTCCACCATGGAGGGGTTGCTCGTGGCCCTCTCCACCATCTTCACCAACGACCTGTACCGCCCGTGGGCCGCGCGGCAGGAGCTGGCAGAAGACGTAATTGAGCGGCGGAGCCTCCGCTACAGCCGGCTCTTTCTGGTGGGCCTCGTCCCGGTGGTCGCGCTCATCAGCTACCAGCAGATTGTGGATCCGAACCTCTCGGTGGCCATCCTCGGCCAAAACGGCGTCTACGCCCTGTTTGCGGCCACGTTTGTGCCCATCCTGTTCGGCATTTTCTCGGATCGCATTCGCACCGGCACGGTGTTTCTGTCCGCCGTCGTCGCCCTGATCGTGCACTTTGGCATGTACTACGGCGAGGTGACGGTGTATGCCAACAACCCGGCCGTACCGGCCTTCTGCGCGCTGGTGGCCAGCACGGCCGTGGCCCTCGTCGGGCAGGCGCTGCGCCCGGCCGATTCGCCTACGTCTGCAACGACCCCCGCAACGTCCTCATGA
- a CDS encoding AMP-binding protein, whose protein sequence is MIRTDWLARNALYTPEAPALVWAPTNARYTFADLDAQGARLAHALQHTMGLAPGDRIAVLSENSVAHVLLFIAAQKAGFVLVPLNYRLAAPELAYLLDDSAPAVCFYHDAFADTMHAIAWDGAREPLDAVQRLVETAPADPSPGPSPAFTDPLMILYTSGTTGRPKGALITHRMLFWNSVNTELRLDLTAQDRSFNAAPFYHTGGWNVLLTPFLHHGACTVLYPSFDAEALLQRCADDALTIVWGVPTMLKQMAAAPNFSAETLRSVRYAIVGGEAMPEPLIRTWQDVGVPIRQGFGMTEVGVNCFSLPARDALRKIGSIGFPNFYIDTRVVDDAGNPVPPGTPGELHMRGPVVTPGYWNDPEATAAAIDADGWFATGDLVRTDDEGYFYVVGRKKEMYISGGENVYPAQIEAVLHEHPAVAEAAVVGVPDDRWGEVGAAFVALHADANANADADAVRAHCAARLARYKVPKHIRILPMLPKGHSGKIQKSALRDRFRDEAAPP, encoded by the coding sequence ATGATTCGCACCGACTGGCTGGCGCGCAACGCGCTGTACACCCCCGAGGCGCCCGCGCTGGTGTGGGCGCCCACCAATGCCCGCTACACCTTTGCCGACCTCGACGCGCAGGGCGCGCGCCTGGCGCACGCGCTGCAGCACACCATGGGCCTGGCCCCGGGCGATCGCATCGCCGTGCTCTCGGAAAACAGCGTCGCGCATGTGCTGCTGTTCATCGCCGCACAAAAAGCGGGCTTCGTGCTGGTGCCGCTCAACTACCGGCTGGCCGCGCCCGAGCTGGCGTATCTGCTCGACGATAGCGCGCCGGCGGTGTGCTTCTACCACGACGCCTTTGCCGACACCATGCACGCCATCGCCTGGGACGGCGCCCGCGAGCCGCTCGATGCCGTGCAGCGCCTCGTAGAAACCGCTCCGGCCGACCCCTCGCCCGGCCCGTCGCCCGCGTTCACCGACCCGCTGATGATCTTGTACACCTCCGGCACCACCGGCCGGCCAAAGGGCGCGCTCATCACGCATCGGATGCTCTTCTGGAACAGCGTAAACACCGAGCTCCGCCTCGACCTCACCGCGCAGGATCGCTCGTTCAACGCCGCGCCGTTCTACCACACCGGCGGCTGGAACGTGCTCCTGACGCCGTTTTTGCACCATGGCGCCTGCACCGTCCTCTACCCGTCGTTTGATGCCGAAGCCCTGTTGCAGCGCTGCGCCGACGACGCGCTCACCATCGTGTGGGGCGTGCCCACGATGTTGAAGCAGATGGCCGCAGCACCCAACTTTTCTGCCGAGACGCTCCGCTCGGTGCGGTACGCCATCGTGGGCGGCGAGGCCATGCCCGAGCCGCTCATTCGCACCTGGCAAGACGTGGGCGTGCCCATCCGGCAAGGCTTTGGCATGACGGAAGTGGGCGTCAACTGCTTCTCGCTGCCCGCGCGCGACGCCCTCCGCAAAATCGGCTCCATCGGCTTTCCCAACTTCTACATCGACACGCGCGTGGTAGACGACGCCGGCAACCCGGTGCCGCCCGGCACGCCCGGCGAGTTGCACATGCGCGGCCCCGTGGTAACGCCCGGCTACTGGAACGACCCGGAGGCCACCGCGGCCGCGATTGACGCCGACGGCTGGTTTGCCACCGGCGACCTGGTGCGCACCGACGACGAAGGCTACTTCTACGTAGTGGGCCGAAAGAAGGAGATGTACATCAGCGGCGGCGAGAACGTGTACCCGGCCCAAATCGAGGCGGTGCTGCACGAACATCCGGCCGTAGCCGAGGCCGCGGTGGTGGGGGTGCCCGATGATCGCTGGGGCGAGGTGGGGGCGGCGTTCGTTGCGCTGCACGCCGATGCCAACGCCAACGCCGATGCCGACGCGGTGCGCGCCCATTGCGCCGCCCGCCTGGCCCGCTACAAGGTGCCCAAGCACATCCGCATCCTGCCCATGCTGCCCAAGGGCCACAGCGGCAAGATCCAGAAAAGCGCGCTGCGCGACCGCTTCCGCGACGAGGCCGCTCCCCCCTGA
- a CDS encoding alpha/beta fold hydrolase, whose translation MIALLIGLALMTPAPDSLPHYPADVQHVQVGDYRTAYVDRGDGPVLLFVHGLGSNLSLWRTALDTFAETHRVVALDLPGFGLSEKADVPATMPFFAQHVAAFMDTLGIARATYVGVSMGGQVGLTLALSAEARVARMVLVSPAGIEQFTAEEAATLKQLTTPQAIAQSTDAQVAQSVRANFDTWSPKHQWLIEQRHALAQRDDFSAYAAANARAVAGMLDGAVYDRLDTLSMPMLVLFGAGDRLIPNPYLHPEQTIDDVADGARAALPSATVTVVEDAGHLLMLERPAAFRTHVRPFLQQTRTP comes from the coding sequence ATGATTGCTCTTCTTATAGGTCTCGCGCTTATGACGCCTGCCCCCGATTCGCTTCCGCACTACCCGGCCGACGTGCAGCACGTGCAGGTGGGCGACTATCGCACGGCCTACGTGGACCGCGGCGACGGGCCGGTGCTGTTGTTTGTGCACGGGCTGGGCTCCAACCTGTCGCTTTGGCGGACGGCACTGGACACGTTTGCCGAAACGCATCGGGTGGTAGCGCTCGATCTGCCCGGCTTTGGACTCTCGGAGAAGGCCGACGTGCCGGCGACCATGCCGTTCTTTGCGCAGCACGTGGCGGCGTTTATGGACACGCTGGGGATTGCGCGGGCGACGTACGTGGGCGTTTCGATGGGCGGGCAGGTGGGGCTTACGCTGGCGCTCTCTGCGGAGGCGCGCGTGGCGCGGATGGTGCTGGTGTCGCCGGCGGGCATCGAGCAATTTACCGCGGAGGAAGCCGCCACGCTCAAGCAGCTCACCACCCCGCAGGCCATCGCGCAGTCTACCGATGCGCAGGTGGCGCAAAGCGTGCGGGCCAACTTCGACACGTGGTCGCCCAAGCACCAGTGGCTGATCGAACAGCGGCATGCCCTTGCGCAGCGCGACGACTTTTCGGCGTATGCCGCGGCCAATGCGCGGGCGGTGGCGGGTATGCTCGACGGCGCGGTGTACGACCGCCTCGATACGCTCTCGATGCCCATGCTGGTGCTCTTTGGCGCCGGCGACCGGCTCATCCCGAATCCGTATTTGCATCCCGAGCAGACCATCGACGACGTGGCGGATGGTGCGCGCGCGGCGCTGCCGTCGGCTACCGTAACGGTGGTGGAGGACGCCGGGCACCTGCTCATGCTGGAGCGTCCCGCGGCCTTCCGTACCCACGTGCGCCCCTTCCTGCAACAGACGCGCACGCCCTAA
- a CDS encoding GNAT family N-acetyltransferase, giving the protein MPLIRPAQSDDLPTVRALFTAYAEALDFTLDFQGFQEELDALPAPYSAPAGTILLGELDGTIAGVVALKPLTVDGAADAACEMKRLYVRPAYRGYGLGRTLGAAIVTAACERGYAAMYLDTVASMHAARAVYRSLGFSRTEAYYHNPLPDVVYMKRSLT; this is encoded by the coding sequence ATGCCCCTCATTCGGCCCGCGCAGTCCGACGACCTCCCCACCGTGCGCGCCCTCTTCACGGCGTATGCCGAGGCCCTGGATTTTACGCTCGACTTTCAGGGCTTCCAGGAAGAGCTAGACGCCCTCCCGGCGCCCTACAGCGCCCCGGCGGGCACCATTCTTTTGGGCGAACTGGACGGAACCATTGCGGGCGTCGTTGCGCTCAAACCGCTGACGGTCGACGGCGCGGCAGACGCGGCGTGCGAGATGAAGCGGCTGTACGTGCGTCCGGCCTACCGGGGCTACGGCCTGGGCCGCACCCTGGGCGCAGCCATCGTGACGGCGGCCTGCGAGCGGGGCTATGCCGCCATGTACCTCGACACCGTCGCCTCGATGCACGCGGCCCGCGCGGTGTACCGGTCGCTGGGCTTCTCGCGCACGGAGGCTTACTACCATAACCCGCTGCCCGATGTGGTGTACATGAAGCGTTCCCTCACCTAA
- a CDS encoding DUF192 domain-containing protein: MVRLMLAAFFSGVLFALSGCTPDAEPTGDAATGFTAEGRLAFLAPQGDTLTTIAIEIADTPDTRARGLMRRRSLGYNRGMLFIYDVPDTNGMWMKNTPLPLDIIFVNEQKEVINIARRTTPFSETPIRPDQPALYVVEVRAGFAKRFGITSDTRLQWTRTS; encoded by the coding sequence ATGGTTCGTTTGATGCTTGCGGCGTTCTTCTCCGGCGTGCTCTTTGCGCTGAGCGGCTGCACCCCCGATGCGGAGCCAACCGGCGACGCCGCCACCGGCTTCACCGCCGAAGGGCGGCTTGCATTTCTGGCGCCACAGGGCGATACGCTGACGACCATCGCCATCGAAATTGCTGACACGCCCGACACGCGGGCCCGCGGACTCATGCGCCGCCGCTCGCTGGGCTACAACCGGGGCATGCTGTTCATCTACGACGTGCCCGACACCAACGGCATGTGGATGAAAAACACCCCGCTGCCGCTCGACATCATCTTTGTGAATGAGCAGAAAGAGGTGATTAACATCGCGCGCCGCACCACGCCCTTCTCCGAGACGCCCATTCGTCCGGACCAGCCGGCGCTGTACGTGGTTGAGGTGCGCGCCGGGTTTGCGAAACGATTCGGCATCACGTCCGATACGCGCCTGCAGTGGACCCGCACGTCGTAG
- a CDS encoding DUF192 domain-containing protein produces MLVRSLLLALLAGLLLGGCANDGQQTPPASSSSDDTARTIPFDPEGTLAVLQGRDTTVTLTIEIAETDSARTRGLMERTSLPERSGMLFPFPEERTQSFWMANTPLPLDIIYINSDSQIVDIAKYTQPFSSKNITSDAPAQYVLEVSAGVADSYGILVGDAVRWTRTEPTQTP; encoded by the coding sequence ATGCTTGTACGCTCTCTTCTTCTCGCGCTCCTCGCTGGGTTGCTCCTTGGGGGATGCGCCAACGACGGGCAGCAGACGCCGCCCGCTTCGTCCTCGTCGGACGACACGGCCCGCACGATTCCCTTCGACCCCGAAGGCACGCTGGCCGTGCTGCAGGGCCGCGATACCACGGTCACGCTCACCATTGAAATTGCCGAGACCGATTCGGCGCGCACGCGCGGGCTGATGGAGCGTACGTCGCTGCCGGAGCGCTCGGGGATGCTGTTTCCGTTTCCAGAGGAGCGCACGCAGAGCTTCTGGATGGCCAATACCCCGTTGCCGCTCGACATCATCTACATCAACAGCGACTCGCAGATCGTAGACATCGCCAAGTACACGCAGCCCTTCTCCTCGAAGAACATCACCTCGGATGCCCCCGCGCAGTATGTGCTGGAGGTATCCGCCGGGGTGGCCGATAGCTACGGCATTTTGGTGGGCGACGCGGTGCGGTGGACGCGCACCGAGCCGACCCAAACGCCCTAA
- a CDS encoding Na+/H+ antiporter NhaC family protein, translated as MTSTDSPRASATALLPLVLFLGLFFGVGLYHQLNGTDYAFYQLKSPVAILPALALSVWLGRERLEETFDTLLRGIGDKSIILMCLIYLLAGAFSTVMEAIGGVAATVNLGLAYVPSALLLPGLFVISAFVATAMGTSMGTVAAVAPIAVGLSTSTDLSTPLTVGTVIGGAMFGDNLSVISDTTIAATRTQGCSMRDKFRANVAIAVPAALVTVVGLGIWADAPAQPTGGAYTLVQVLPYLAVLGLAVAGLNVLIVLSTGLVLAGGVGLWAAGYGLGTYAKDIYAGFESMIEIMLLSMLIGGLGALMKQQGGLQWITNQIVGFTRRVAGKDPRAGELGIGALGALGDALTANNTVSILLAGDVARSIAERHNISPARSASMLDIFACVMQGSLPYGAQFLLAGSIAGLSPLALVGTVHYTWILGLFTLGAIFWGFPKRYAAVPASTVPAAAEAS; from the coding sequence ATGACGTCTACCGATTCGCCGCGCGCCTCGGCTACGGCGCTGCTCCCGCTCGTTCTGTTTCTGGGCCTCTTCTTTGGCGTTGGGCTGTACCATCAGCTCAATGGCACCGACTACGCATTCTACCAGCTGAAATCGCCCGTGGCCATCCTGCCGGCGCTGGCCCTGTCGGTATGGCTGGGGCGCGAGCGCCTGGAGGAAACCTTCGACACGTTGCTGCGCGGCATCGGCGACAAAAGCATCATCCTGATGTGCCTGATCTACCTGCTGGCCGGGGCGTTCTCGACGGTGATGGAAGCCATTGGCGGCGTTGCGGCGACGGTGAACCTTGGGCTGGCGTACGTGCCCTCGGCGCTGTTGCTGCCGGGCCTGTTCGTGATTAGCGCGTTTGTGGCTACAGCCATGGGTACGTCGATGGGCACGGTGGCCGCGGTGGCCCCCATCGCCGTGGGCCTCAGCACGTCCACCGACCTCTCGACGCCCCTTACGGTGGGCACGGTCATTGGCGGGGCGATGTTTGGCGACAACCTGTCGGTCATTTCCGATACCACAATCGCTGCCACCCGCACGCAGGGCTGCTCGATGCGCGACAAGTTTCGGGCCAATGTTGCCATCGCGGTGCCGGCGGCGCTGGTTACGGTGGTGGGCCTGGGCATTTGGGCCGATGCCCCGGCGCAGCCCACCGGCGGGGCCTACACGCTGGTGCAGGTGCTGCCGTACCTGGCGGTGCTGGGCCTGGCCGTCGCGGGCCTCAACGTGCTCATCGTGCTCAGCACCGGCCTCGTGCTGGCGGGCGGCGTCGGGCTGTGGGCGGCGGGCTACGGGTTGGGGACGTACGCCAAAGACATCTACGCGGGCTTCGAGAGCATGATCGAAATCATGCTGCTGTCGATGCTGATTGGCGGCCTCGGCGCGCTCATGAAACAGCAAGGCGGCCTGCAGTGGATCACGAACCAGATCGTGGGCTTCACGCGTCGCGTGGCCGGAAAAGATCCGCGGGCGGGTGAGCTGGGCATCGGCGCGCTGGGCGCGTTGGGCGATGCGCTAACGGCCAACAATACCGTCTCGATCTTGCTGGCGGGCGACGTGGCCCGCTCCATTGCCGAGCGCCACAACATTTCCCCGGCACGCAGCGCCAGTATGCTCGACATCTTTGCCTGCGTGATGCAAGGGTCGCTGCCCTACGGCGCGCAGTTTCTGCTGGCGGGCTCCATCGCCGGGCTCTCGCCCCTGGCGCTGGTGGGCACCGTGCACTACACCTGGATCTTGGGCCTCTTTACGCTGGGCGCGATCTTTTGGGGCTTCCCCAAGCGCTACGCGGCGGTGCCTGCATCGACCGTGCCGGCGGCTGCGGAGGCCTCTTGA
- a CDS encoding amidohydrolase family protein yields MLIIHPDLLFTDASLRMLFARRLFAVACALLLVGGSPLSARAQDDPLPAVTRTFAITNARVVQAPGQVLERATVVVRDGLIEAVGPSVDIPFDAQRIAGDSLTVYAGFIDGFGHIGIDMPKPKEYDVERPGSPPPGRAGIQPERRAATFLDPSDASVGAWRKIGFTTAHIAPEGQMLPGQGAVALLAGAQPSAMILEAPTSLYAQLEGSRGDWNSSVYPSTPMGVLAQFRQLYRETARRRTLLQQYETSPRGMERPPHDPQHDALLPVVAGERPVAFFSEDVLDIHRILALKNELGFPLMLTGLNESFRAVEALRDADVPLFLTLALPDAPDAVVEDSVAAAPVTPAPQGSFFETDLRTRSHEDVGAEADALQRRLKAEVQRYYATPATLRGAGLRFGFSSKNATATDVRANLRLMLQHGLSEDAALAALTTDAAALLGLSDRLGTVEAGKIANLVVTDGSYFAKDTNVTHVFVEGRVFDYSAEEASGGVTASVEALVGAWSYSVDTPQQTFTGTVTLSGTQETLSGTITSPASGEATPLEDLSFDGTTLSFAFDAGEIGTVSFSGTVQGDTVDGSASSSYGTFPMMLERTDAPQ; encoded by the coding sequence ATGTTAATCATCCACCCGGATCTACTCTTCACGGATGCCTCGCTTCGTATGCTGTTTGCCCGTCGCCTCTTTGCTGTGGCCTGTGCGCTACTTCTGGTGGGCGGAAGCCCGCTCAGCGCCCGCGCCCAAGACGACCCGTTGCCCGCGGTTACGCGCACGTTTGCCATCACCAATGCCCGCGTCGTGCAGGCGCCCGGCCAGGTGCTAGAGCGGGCCACGGTGGTGGTGCGCGACGGCCTCATCGAAGCGGTGGGCCCGTCGGTCGACATTCCCTTCGACGCGCAGCGCATCGCGGGCGACTCGCTCACCGTGTACGCCGGATTCATCGACGGATTCGGCCACATTGGCATCGACATGCCCAAGCCTAAGGAATACGACGTTGAGCGGCCGGGGAGTCCGCCGCCGGGACGCGCGGGCATCCAGCCGGAACGGCGGGCCGCTACGTTTTTGGATCCGTCGGATGCTTCGGTAGGGGCATGGCGCAAGATCGGCTTCACGACGGCGCACATTGCGCCCGAGGGGCAGATGCTCCCGGGGCAAGGGGCCGTGGCGCTGCTGGCTGGTGCACAGCCCAGCGCCATGATTTTGGAAGCGCCCACGAGCCTGTACGCGCAGCTGGAAGGGTCGCGGGGCGACTGGAACTCGTCGGTCTACCCCAGCACCCCGATGGGCGTGCTGGCCCAATTCCGCCAGCTGTACCGCGAGACGGCGCGCCGCCGCACCCTCCTGCAGCAGTACGAAACGTCGCCGCGCGGCATGGAGCGCCCGCCGCACGATCCGCAGCACGACGCCTTGCTGCCGGTGGTGGCCGGCGAGCGTCCGGTGGCCTTCTTTAGCGAGGACGTTCTGGACATCCACCGCATCCTGGCCCTGAAGAACGAACTGGGCTTTCCGCTGATGCTCACCGGCCTCAACGAGTCGTTTCGGGCGGTGGAGGCGCTGCGGGATGCCGACGTTCCGCTCTTTTTGACCCTGGCGCTGCCCGATGCTCCCGATGCCGTGGTGGAGGACTCGGTGGCGGCCGCACCGGTCACGCCGGCGCCGCAGGGCAGCTTCTTTGAAACCGACCTTCGCACGCGCTCGCATGAAGACGTGGGGGCCGAGGCCGACGCGTTGCAGCGCCGCCTGAAGGCCGAGGTGCAGCGCTACTACGCAACGCCCGCTACGCTGCGCGGCGCCGGCCTGCGCTTCGGGTTTAGCTCCAAGAACGCAACGGCTACCGACGTGCGGGCCAACCTACGGCTGATGCTGCAGCATGGCCTCTCGGAAGACGCGGCCCTCGCGGCGCTCACCACCGATGCGGCCGCCCTGCTGGGCCTTAGCGACCGTCTGGGCACCGTCGAAGCGGGTAAAATCGCCAACCTGGTCGTTACCGATGGCAGCTACTTTGCGAAAGACACCAACGTAACCCACGTATTCGTCGAGGGCCGCGTGTTCGACTATAGCGCCGAGGAGGCGTCGGGCGGCGTCACGGCCTCGGTGGAGGCGTTGGTGGGTGCGTGGTCGTACAGCGTCGACACGCCGCAGCAAACGTTTACGGGCACCGTCACGCTGTCGGGCACGCAAGAGACGCTCAGCGGCACGATTACCTCGCCGGCGTCGGGCGAAGCAACCCCGCTGGAAGACCTCTCCTTTGACGGGACAACGCTCTCGTTTGCGTTTGATGCCGGCGAGATTGGCACGGTCAGCTTCAGCGGAACCGTGCAGGGCGACACCGTCGATGGCTCGGCGTCGTCGTCGTACGGCACCTTCCCCATGATGCTCGAACGCACCGACGCGCCGCAGTAG
- a CDS encoding amidohydrolase gives MTRLLLLLLFVLAAAPAQAQDLLRANAPNDWLITNATVLTVTNGVQESADILVQDGKIAAVGSNLSAPEGIATYDASGQYVMPGIVDAHSHIAISSVNEATAPVTAQVGVGDVLDPFDVALYRALAGGVTTSHVMHGSANVIGGQNETIKHRYGVITPDALRLEGAPRTIKFALGENPTRVHGEGNEVVPQTRMGVEQVIRTTFHKAQRYMAAQAAYRNGERDAPPPHSERMDVIADILRGEVLVQCHSYRADEIYMLMEVFEDFGVTNYTFHHVNEGFKVAPELAAHNAGASIFSDWWAYKFEVYYSTAYNAAILTKNGVTTSINSDSPELNRHLYHEAAKAQHYGGLSDTQALSLITINPARQLGIADRVGSIEVGKDADLAIFNRHPLSIYAIAQRTYVDGVVRFDRQNDPDDMRLRVNPERPVETAYDWSDTGKRHGSCMQGTGLHATQRGLYLK, from the coding sequence ATGACCCGACTGCTTCTCCTGCTCCTTTTCGTGCTTGCCGCTGCGCCTGCGCAGGCGCAAGACCTCCTGCGGGCCAATGCGCCCAACGATTGGCTGATCACCAACGCGACGGTGCTCACCGTCACCAACGGCGTCCAAGAATCGGCGGACATCCTGGTGCAAGATGGAAAAATTGCCGCGGTGGGCTCCAATCTCTCGGCGCCCGAGGGCATTGCGACGTACGACGCCAGCGGGCAATACGTGATGCCGGGCATTGTGGATGCGCATTCGCACATCGCCATCAGCAGCGTGAACGAAGCGACCGCGCCGGTGACGGCCCAGGTGGGCGTGGGCGACGTGCTCGATCCGTTCGACGTTGCGCTGTACCGCGCCCTGGCGGGCGGCGTTACTACCTCGCACGTGATGCACGGCTCGGCGAACGTGATTGGCGGGCAGAATGAGACGATCAAGCATCGCTACGGGGTGATCACGCCGGATGCGCTGCGATTGGAGGGCGCGCCGCGGACGATCAAGTTTGCGCTGGGCGAGAACCCGACGCGCGTGCATGGCGAGGGCAACGAGGTGGTGCCGCAGACGCGGATGGGCGTCGAGCAGGTGATCCGCACCACGTTCCATAAGGCGCAGCGATACATGGCAGCGCAGGCGGCCTACCGGAACGGCGAGCGCGACGCGCCGCCGCCCCACAGCGAGCGAATGGACGTTATCGCGGACATCTTGCGGGGCGAGGTACTGGTGCAATGCCACTCCTACCGCGCCGACGAAATCTACATGCTGATGGAGGTGTTTGAGGATTTTGGCGTGACGAACTACACGTTCCACCACGTCAACGAAGGATTTAAAGTGGCCCCCGAGCTCGCGGCGCACAACGCCGGGGCCTCCATCTTTTCCGACTGGTGGGCCTACAAGTTCGAAGTGTACTACTCGACGGCCTACAACGCCGCGATCCTGACGAAGAATGGCGTTACGACCTCCATCAACTCCGACTCGCCCGAGCTCAACCGGCACCTGTACCATGAGGCGGCCAAGGCGCAGCACTACGGCGGCCTCTCGGACACGCAGGCGCTGTCGCTCATCACGATTAACCCGGCGCGCCAGCTTGGCATTGCCGATCGGGTCGGCTCCATTGAAGTGGGCAAAGACGCGGATCTGGCCATCTTTAACCGCCACCCGCTATCCATTTATGCCATTGCGCAGCGCACGTATGTAGACGGCGTGGTGCGCTTTGATCGGCAGAATGACCCGGACGATATGCGGCTGCGCGTGAACCCGGAGCGTCCCGTGGAAACGGCGTACGACTGGTCGGACACGGGCAAGCGCCACGGTAGCTGCATGCAGGGCACGGGCCTTCATGCCACGCAGCGCGGCCTGTACTTGAAGTAA